In a genomic window of Muntiacus reevesi chromosome 1, mMunRee1.1, whole genome shotgun sequence:
- the PHGDH gene encoding D-3-phosphoglycerate dehydrogenase has product MAFANLRKVLISDSLDPCCRKILQDGGLQVVEKQNLSKEELIAELQDCEGLIVRSATKVTSDIINAAEKLQVVGRAGTGVDNVDLEAATRKGILVMNTPNGNSLSAAELTCGMIMCLARQIPQAAASMKDGKWERKKFMGTELNGKVLGILGLGRIGKEVATRMQSFGMKTIGYDPIISPEVSASFGVQQLPLEQIWPLCDFITVHTPLLPSTTGLLNDSTFAQCKKGVCVVNCARGGIVDEGALLRALQSGRCAGAALDVFTEEPPRNRALVDHEKVISCPHLGASTKEAQSRCGEEIALQFVDLVKGKSLAGVVNAQALASIFCPHTKPWVSLAEALGVLMRAWAGSPKGTIQVVTQGSSLKNSGSCLTPAVIVGLLKDASHQANVNLVNAMLLVKEAGLDVTTSYNPATPGEQDFGECLLTVALAGAPYQAVGLVQGTTPLLQALNGAVFRPEVPLHPGQPLLMFRAQASNPVMLPTMIGLLAEAGVQLLSYQSSVVSDGETWHVMSISSLLPSLEPWKPHVTEAFQFRF; this is encoded by the exons ATGGCCTTTGCAAATCTACGGAAAGTGCTTATCAGTGATAGCCTGGACCCTTGCTGCCGGAAGATCCTGCAAGATGGAGGGCTGCAGGTGGTGGAGAAGCAGAACCTGAGCAAAGAGGAGCTGATAGCCGAGCTGCAG GACTGTGAAGGCCTTATTGTCCGCTCGGCCACCAAGGTGACCTCTGACATCATCAACGCGGCGGAGAAGCTGCaggtggtgggcagggctggcacGGGAGTGGACAACGTGGATCTGGAGGCCGCAACCAGAAAGGGCATCCTGGTCATGAA TACCCCCAACGGGAACAGCCTCAGTGCTGCGGAGCTCACCTGTGGAATGATCATGTGTCTCGCCAG gcagattcctcaggCGGCGGCATCTATGAAGGATGGCAAGTGGGAGCGGAAGAAG TTCATGGGAACCGAGCTGAATGGAAAGGTCCTAGGAATCCTTGGCCTGGGCAGAATTGGGAAAGAGGTGGCCACCCGGATGCAGTCCTTTGGAATGAAG ACGATAGGCTACGACCCCATCATCTCGCCAGAGGTCTCAGCCTCCTTTGGTGTGCAGCAGTTGCCCCTGGAGCAGATCTGGCCTCTCTGTGACTTCATCACTGTGCACACacctctcctgccctccaccaCAG gcCTGCTGAACGACAGCACCTTTGCCCAGTGCAAGAAGGGGGTGTGCGTGGTGAACTGTGCTCGAGGCGGGATCGTGGACGAAGGCGCCCTGCTCCGGGCCCTGCAGTCGGGTCGGTGTGCTGGCGCCGCGCTGGACGTGTTCACGGAG GAACCACCCCGGAACCGGGCCTTGGTGGACCATGAGAAAGTCATCAGCTGCCCCCACCTGGGCGCCAGCACCAAGGAGGCCCAAAGTCGCTGCGGGGAGGAGATCGCCCTCCAGTTTGTGGACCTGGTGAAGGGGAAGTCCCTGGCGGGGGTT GTAAATGCCCAGGCCCTTGCCAGCATCTTCTGTCCACACACCAAGCCTTGGGTCAGTCTGGCTGAAGCTCTTGGGGTGCTGATGCGGGCCTGGGCTGGGTCTCCCAAAGGGACCATCCAGGTGGTGACACAGG GATCATCCCTGAAGAACTCCGGGAGCTGCCTGACCCCTGCCGTCATTGTCGGCCTCCTGAAGGACGCGTCCCATCAGGCGAATGTGAACCTGGTGAACGCCATGCTGCTGGTGAAAGAGGCCGGCCTAGAT GTGACCACCTCCTACAACCCTGCCACACCAGGGGAGCAGGACTTCGGGGAATGCCTCCTGACTGTGGCCCTGGCAGGTGCCCCCTACCAGGCTGTGGGCTTGGTCCAGGGCACCACGCCTCTGCTGCAGGCGCTCAACGGAGCTGTCTTCAGACCAGAGGTGCCTCTCCACCCGGGCCAGCCCCTGCTCATGTTCCGGGCTCAGGCCTCCAACCCTGTGATGCTGCCGACCATGATTG GCCTcctggcagaggcaggggtgCAGCTGCTGTCCTATCAGAGCTCCGTGGTGTCAGACGGGGAGACCTGGCACGTCATGAGCatctcctccctgctccccagcctGGAGCCCTGGAAGCCTCACGTGACCGAGGCTTTCCAGTTCCGCTTCTAA